A region of Arabidopsis thaliana chromosome 5, partial sequence DNA encodes the following proteins:
- a CDS encoding NADH-ubiquinone oxidoreductase B8 subunit (NADH-ubiquinone oxidoreductase B8 subunit, putative; CONTAINS InterPro DOMAIN/s: Ribosomal protein/NADH dehydrogenase domain (InterPro:IPR007741), NADH dehydrogenase [ubiquinone] (complex I), alpha subcomplex, subunit 2 (InterPro:IPR016464); Has 1807 Blast hits to 1807 proteins in 277 species: Archae - 0; Bacteria - 0; Metazoa - 736; Fungi - 347; Plants - 385; Viruses - 0; Other Eukaryotes - 339 (source: NCBI BLink).), whose translation MAWRGSISKSMKELRILLCQSSPASAPTRTFVEKNYKDLKSLNPKLPILIRECSGVQPQMWARYDMGVERCVNLDGLTEPQILKALENLVKSGATKA comes from the exons atgGCATGGAGAGGAAGCATATCGAAGTCTATGAAAGAGCTTAGGATTCTTCTTTGTCAATCTTCTCCAGCTAGTGCTCCCACCAG AACGTTTGTTGAGAAGAATTACAAAGATTTGAAgtctctaaaccctaaattaccAATCTTGATCCGTGAATGTAGTGGAGTCCAGCCTCAGATGTGGGCAAGATATG ATATGGGTGTGGAGAGGTGTGTAAACTTGGATGGTCTGACAGAGCCACAGATTCTAAAGGCCCTTGAAAACCTTGTGAAATCCGGAGCTACAAAGGCctaa